The genomic window ACATCGCCGATCGCCTCGGCGTCGTCGTCGATCACGCGGCGCAGCGCCTCGTGGATTCGCTCGAGGAGCGCCCCGTCGAGGTCGGCTCGCTCGCGGAGCTCCGCCACCGTCACCTCGCCGAACCGCTCGACTGAGCCGTCGGCGAGGACGACCTCCACTTCCTCGACGTAGGCGTCGGTCTTCCCGTACTGCAGCGAATGTGCGCCGGTCGAATTGTTGCCGATGGCGCCGCCGACGGTGCTGCGGTTGCCCGCCGCGGGGTCCGGCGCGAACTTCAGCCCGTGAGCCTCGAGGGAACCGTTCAGATCGGCGAGGACGGTTCCGCCCTGGACGGTCGCCCGCCGCGCGTCGGGGTCGATCTCGAGCACGTCGCCCATGTGCGCCGTGAAATCGAGGACGACGGCCTCGTTGACCGCCTGTCCGGCGAGGCTCGTGCCGCCGCCGCGCGGGAGCACCGGGATACCGTGCTCGGCGCAGTAGCCGACGACGCTCGCGACGTCGTCGGTCGAGCGCGGGAGGACGACGCCGATCGGCGTCATCTCGTAGGCGCTCGCGTCCGTCGCGTACAACTGGCGGCTGTACTCGTCGAAGCGCACTTCGCCGTCGATGCGCTCGCGCAGCGCCGCCACGAGCGCGGGGCGGTCGACGTCGCCGCCGACGTAGTCGTAGTCGGCCCGCGGATCCGCTGCCGGATCTCCCTCGCGGGGATCCGCCGGCGGCCCGAGTTGGCTCTCGTCCGGAGTCGACGTCTGGTCGCTGTGGTCGGTCGTGGAACGCTGGTCTTCCGTGGCCATCGTACTGATTAGCTCCCGCCCGGCTGGTAGACGGCGTTCTCGAGTTCGCCCTCCTCCGCCTCGAGCGCCCGGAGGTTATTCGCGACGACGTCGGCCAGCCGGTCCCAGTGTTTCGGCGTGTGGCCGCCGGTGTGGGGCGTGAGAAGGCAGTTCTCGAGGTCCCAGAGCTCGTGGTCGCTCGGGAGCGGTTCGGGGTCGGTGACGTCGAGGGCGGCCCCGCGGATCCCCTCGTACTGCAGCGCCGAGACGAGCGCGTCGGTGTCGACGATGCCCCCGCGGGCCGCGTTGACGAGCACGGCCTCGGGCGGCAGCGTCGCCAGCGCGTCCTCGTCGACGAGATTGCGCGTCAGGTCGTTCAATGGACAGGCGAGCACGACGTAGTCGCTGCGGGCGAACGCCTCGTGGACGTCGTCCTCGCCGAAGCCGAGCACCTCGTCGGTCGGGCCGCCCTTCTCGGGCGTGTAGCGGATCCCGATCGTCTCGACCTCAAAGCCCTCGAGGCGCTGAACAACTGCCTGCCCGATCGAGCCGAGACCGACGATCGTGACCGTGCTGTCGGTAAATTCGTGTGACTGGAAGTGGCGCCACTCGTTGTTCTCCTTGCGGCGCCAGCCCTCGTGGAGGTTCCGCGCGAAGACGAGCATGTTGGCGATCGTCTGCTCGGCGATGCCGGGCGCGTGGATCCCGCCGGCGTTCGTCACGGCGACGCCGCGGTCGGCCAGCGCGTCCATCGGCACGTGGTCGGTACCGGCGAACGTACAGGCGAACAGCTCGAGGCGGTCG from Haloterrigena sp. KLK7 includes these protein-coding regions:
- a CDS encoding D-2-hydroxyacid dehydrogenase, coding for MSTNPDVVVLREGTEGLSMESYAETLRERLPEHTVALARTPREERELVPQARVVTGITIDEALLAEADRLELFACTFAGTDHVPMDALADRGVAVTNAGGIHAPGIAEQTIANMLVFARNLHEGWRRKENNEWRHFQSHEFTDSTVTIVGLGSIGQAVVQRLEGFEVETIGIRYTPEKGGPTDEVLGFGEDDVHEAFARSDYVVLACPLNDLTRNLVDEDALATLPPEAVLVNAARGGIVDTDALVSALQYEGIRGAALDVTDPEPLPSDHELWDLENCLLTPHTGGHTPKHWDRLADVVANNLRALEAEEGELENAVYQPGGS